The following proteins are encoded in a genomic region of Lutra lutra chromosome 16, mLutLut1.2, whole genome shotgun sequence:
- the MPP2 gene encoding MAGUK p55 subfamily member 2 isoform X2, translated as MPVAATNSESAMQQVLDNLGSLPNATGAAELDLIFLRGIMESPIVRSLAKAHERLEETKLEAVRDNNLELVQEILRDLAQLAEQSSTAAELARILQEPHFQSLLETHDSVASKTYETPPPSPGLDPTFSNQPVPPDAVRMVGIRKTAGEHLGVTFRVEGGELVIARILHGGMVAQQGLLHVGDIIKEVNGQPVGSDPRALQELLRTVSGSVILKILPSYQEPHLPRQVFVKCHFDYDPGRDSLIPCKEAGLRFSAGDLLQIVNQDDANWWQACHVEGGSAGLIPSQLLEEKRKAFVKRDLELTPTSGTLCGSLSGKKKKRMMYLTTKNAEFDRHELLIYEEVARMPPFRRKTLVLIGAQGVGRRSLKNKLIMWDPDRYGTTVPYTSRRPKDSEREGQGYSFVSRGEMEADIRAGRYLEHGEYEGNLYGTRIDSIRGVVASGKVCVLDVNPQAVKVLRTAEFVPYVVFIEAPDFETLRAMNRAALESGVSTKQLTEADLRRTVEESSRIQRGYGHYFDLSLVNTNLERTFRELQAAMEKLRTEPQWVPVSWVY; from the exons ATGCCAGTTGCCGCCACCAACTCTGAGTCTG CCATGCAGCAAGTCCTGGACAACCTGGGATCACTCCCCAATGCCACGGGGGCTGCAGAACTGGACCTGATCTTCCTTCGAGGCATTATGGAAAGTCCCATAGTGAGATCCCTGGCCAAG gccCATGAGCGGCTGGAGGAGACCAAGCTGGAGGCAGTGCGGGACAACAACCTAGAGCTCGTGCAGGAGATCCTCCGGGACCTGGCCCAGCTGGCAGAGCAGAGCAGCACAGCCGCGGAGCTGGCCCGCATCCTCCAGGAGCCCCACTTCCAG tctctcctggaAACACACGACTCTGTGGCCTCTAAGACCTATGAGacaccaccccccagccctggcctggaCCCCACCTTCAGCAACCAGCCAGTACCTCCTGACGCAGTGCGCATGGTGGGCATCCGCAAGACAGCTGGAGAGCATCTG GGTGTGACGTTCCGCGTGGAGGGCGGCGAGCTGGTGATCGCACGCATCCTGCATGGCGGCATGGTGGCTCAGCAAGGCCTGCTGCACGTGGGCGACATCATCAAGGAGGTGAACGGGCAGCCGGTGGGCAGCGACCCCCGTGCGCTGCAGGAGCTCCTGCGCACTGTCAGCGGCAGCGTCATCCTCAAGATCCTGCCCAGCTACCAGGAGCCCCATCTGCCCCGCCAG GTATTTGTGAAATGCCACTTTGACTATGACCCCGGAAGAGACAGCCTCATCCCCTGCAAGGAGGCGGGCCTGCGCTTCAGTGCTGGGGACTTGCTGCAGATTGTAAACCAGGATGACGCTAACTGGTGGCAG GCATGCCATGTGGAAGGGGGCAGCGCTGGGCTCATCCCCAGCCAGCTGCTGGAGGAGAAGCGGAAAGCCTTTGTCAAACGGGACCTGGAGCTGACACCCACCTCAG GGACGCTGTGTGGCAgcctttcaggaaagaaaaagaagcgaATGATGTATTTGACTACCAAGAATGCAG AGTTTGACCGCCATGAGCTGCTCATTTACGAGGAGGTGGCCCGCATGCCCCCCTTCCGCCGGAAAACCCTGGTGCTGATCGGAGCCCAGGGAGTGGGCCGGCGCAGCCTGAAGAACAAGCTCATCATGTGGGATCCGGATCGATACGGCACCACAGTGCCTT acaCATCCCGGCGGCCCAAGGACTCGGAGCGGGAAGGCCAGGGCTATAGCTTTGTGTCCCGTGGGGAGATGGAGGCTGACATCCGGGCGGGACGCTACCTGGAACATGGCGAATATGAGGGCAACCTGTATGGCACACGCATCGACTCCATCCGGGGTGTGGTCGCCTCTGGCAAGGTGTGCGTGCTGGATGTCAACCCCCAG GCAGTGAAAGTGCTGAGAACAGCTGAGTTTGTCCCTTACGTGGTGTTCATTGAGGCCCCTGACTTTGAGACCCTCCGGGCCATGAACCGGGCTGCCCTGGAGAGTGGGGTGTCCACCAAGCAGCTCACG GAGGCCGACCTGAGGAGGACCGTGGAGGAGAGCAGCCGCATCCAAAGGGGCTACGGGCACTACTTCGACCTCAGCCTGGTCAACACCAACCTGGAGAGGACCTTTCGTGAGCTCCAGGCTGCCATGGAGAAGCTACGGACGGAGCCCCAGTGGGTGCCCGTCAGCTGGGTGTACTGA
- the MPP2 gene encoding MAGUK p55 subfamily member 2 isoform X1, with product MAGSPGSGASLEGISLGSSEEADLQREAMQQVLDNLGSLPNATGAAELDLIFLRGIMESPIVRSLAKAHERLEETKLEAVRDNNLELVQEILRDLAQLAEQSSTAAELARILQEPHFQSLLETHDSVASKTYETPPPSPGLDPTFSNQPVPPDAVRMVGIRKTAGEHLGVTFRVEGGELVIARILHGGMVAQQGLLHVGDIIKEVNGQPVGSDPRALQELLRTVSGSVILKILPSYQEPHLPRQVFVKCHFDYDPGRDSLIPCKEAGLRFSAGDLLQIVNQDDANWWQACHVEGGSAGLIPSQLLEEKRKAFVKRDLELTPTSGTLCGSLSGKKKKRMMYLTTKNAEFDRHELLIYEEVARMPPFRRKTLVLIGAQGVGRRSLKNKLIMWDPDRYGTTVPYTSRRPKDSEREGQGYSFVSRGEMEADIRAGRYLEHGEYEGNLYGTRIDSIRGVVASGKVCVLDVNPQAVKVLRTAEFVPYVVFIEAPDFETLRAMNRAALESGVSTKQLTEADLRRTVEESSRIQRGYGHYFDLSLVNTNLERTFRELQAAMEKLRTEPQWVPVSWVY from the exons ATGGCGGGCAGCCCAGGAAGCGGGGCCTCCTTGGAGGGTATATCCCTGGGCTCTTCTGAGGAAGCCGATCTCCAGAGGGAAG CCATGCAGCAAGTCCTGGACAACCTGGGATCACTCCCCAATGCCACGGGGGCTGCAGAACTGGACCTGATCTTCCTTCGAGGCATTATGGAAAGTCCCATAGTGAGATCCCTGGCCAAG gccCATGAGCGGCTGGAGGAGACCAAGCTGGAGGCAGTGCGGGACAACAACCTAGAGCTCGTGCAGGAGATCCTCCGGGACCTGGCCCAGCTGGCAGAGCAGAGCAGCACAGCCGCGGAGCTGGCCCGCATCCTCCAGGAGCCCCACTTCCAG tctctcctggaAACACACGACTCTGTGGCCTCTAAGACCTATGAGacaccaccccccagccctggcctggaCCCCACCTTCAGCAACCAGCCAGTACCTCCTGACGCAGTGCGCATGGTGGGCATCCGCAAGACAGCTGGAGAGCATCTG GGTGTGACGTTCCGCGTGGAGGGCGGCGAGCTGGTGATCGCACGCATCCTGCATGGCGGCATGGTGGCTCAGCAAGGCCTGCTGCACGTGGGCGACATCATCAAGGAGGTGAACGGGCAGCCGGTGGGCAGCGACCCCCGTGCGCTGCAGGAGCTCCTGCGCACTGTCAGCGGCAGCGTCATCCTCAAGATCCTGCCCAGCTACCAGGAGCCCCATCTGCCCCGCCAG GTATTTGTGAAATGCCACTTTGACTATGACCCCGGAAGAGACAGCCTCATCCCCTGCAAGGAGGCGGGCCTGCGCTTCAGTGCTGGGGACTTGCTGCAGATTGTAAACCAGGATGACGCTAACTGGTGGCAG GCATGCCATGTGGAAGGGGGCAGCGCTGGGCTCATCCCCAGCCAGCTGCTGGAGGAGAAGCGGAAAGCCTTTGTCAAACGGGACCTGGAGCTGACACCCACCTCAG GGACGCTGTGTGGCAgcctttcaggaaagaaaaagaagcgaATGATGTATTTGACTACCAAGAATGCAG AGTTTGACCGCCATGAGCTGCTCATTTACGAGGAGGTGGCCCGCATGCCCCCCTTCCGCCGGAAAACCCTGGTGCTGATCGGAGCCCAGGGAGTGGGCCGGCGCAGCCTGAAGAACAAGCTCATCATGTGGGATCCGGATCGATACGGCACCACAGTGCCTT acaCATCCCGGCGGCCCAAGGACTCGGAGCGGGAAGGCCAGGGCTATAGCTTTGTGTCCCGTGGGGAGATGGAGGCTGACATCCGGGCGGGACGCTACCTGGAACATGGCGAATATGAGGGCAACCTGTATGGCACACGCATCGACTCCATCCGGGGTGTGGTCGCCTCTGGCAAGGTGTGCGTGCTGGATGTCAACCCCCAG GCAGTGAAAGTGCTGAGAACAGCTGAGTTTGTCCCTTACGTGGTGTTCATTGAGGCCCCTGACTTTGAGACCCTCCGGGCCATGAACCGGGCTGCCCTGGAGAGTGGGGTGTCCACCAAGCAGCTCACG GAGGCCGACCTGAGGAGGACCGTGGAGGAGAGCAGCCGCATCCAAAGGGGCTACGGGCACTACTTCGACCTCAGCCTGGTCAACACCAACCTGGAGAGGACCTTTCGTGAGCTCCAGGCTGCCATGGAGAAGCTACGGACGGAGCCCCAGTGGGTGCCCGTCAGCTGGGTGTACTGA
- the MPP2 gene encoding MAGUK p55 subfamily member 2 isoform X3 — MQQVLDNLGSLPNATGAAELDLIFLRGIMESPIVRSLAKAHERLEETKLEAVRDNNLELVQEILRDLAQLAEQSSTAAELARILQEPHFQSLLETHDSVASKTYETPPPSPGLDPTFSNQPVPPDAVRMVGIRKTAGEHLGVTFRVEGGELVIARILHGGMVAQQGLLHVGDIIKEVNGQPVGSDPRALQELLRTVSGSVILKILPSYQEPHLPRQVFVKCHFDYDPGRDSLIPCKEAGLRFSAGDLLQIVNQDDANWWQACHVEGGSAGLIPSQLLEEKRKAFVKRDLELTPTSGTLCGSLSGKKKKRMMYLTTKNAEFDRHELLIYEEVARMPPFRRKTLVLIGAQGVGRRSLKNKLIMWDPDRYGTTVPYTSRRPKDSEREGQGYSFVSRGEMEADIRAGRYLEHGEYEGNLYGTRIDSIRGVVASGKVCVLDVNPQAVKVLRTAEFVPYVVFIEAPDFETLRAMNRAALESGVSTKQLTEADLRRTVEESSRIQRGYGHYFDLSLVNTNLERTFRELQAAMEKLRTEPQWVPVSWVY, encoded by the exons ATGCAGCAAGTCCTGGACAACCTGGGATCACTCCCCAATGCCACGGGGGCTGCAGAACTGGACCTGATCTTCCTTCGAGGCATTATGGAAAGTCCCATAGTGAGATCCCTGGCCAAG gccCATGAGCGGCTGGAGGAGACCAAGCTGGAGGCAGTGCGGGACAACAACCTAGAGCTCGTGCAGGAGATCCTCCGGGACCTGGCCCAGCTGGCAGAGCAGAGCAGCACAGCCGCGGAGCTGGCCCGCATCCTCCAGGAGCCCCACTTCCAG tctctcctggaAACACACGACTCTGTGGCCTCTAAGACCTATGAGacaccaccccccagccctggcctggaCCCCACCTTCAGCAACCAGCCAGTACCTCCTGACGCAGTGCGCATGGTGGGCATCCGCAAGACAGCTGGAGAGCATCTG GGTGTGACGTTCCGCGTGGAGGGCGGCGAGCTGGTGATCGCACGCATCCTGCATGGCGGCATGGTGGCTCAGCAAGGCCTGCTGCACGTGGGCGACATCATCAAGGAGGTGAACGGGCAGCCGGTGGGCAGCGACCCCCGTGCGCTGCAGGAGCTCCTGCGCACTGTCAGCGGCAGCGTCATCCTCAAGATCCTGCCCAGCTACCAGGAGCCCCATCTGCCCCGCCAG GTATTTGTGAAATGCCACTTTGACTATGACCCCGGAAGAGACAGCCTCATCCCCTGCAAGGAGGCGGGCCTGCGCTTCAGTGCTGGGGACTTGCTGCAGATTGTAAACCAGGATGACGCTAACTGGTGGCAG GCATGCCATGTGGAAGGGGGCAGCGCTGGGCTCATCCCCAGCCAGCTGCTGGAGGAGAAGCGGAAAGCCTTTGTCAAACGGGACCTGGAGCTGACACCCACCTCAG GGACGCTGTGTGGCAgcctttcaggaaagaaaaagaagcgaATGATGTATTTGACTACCAAGAATGCAG AGTTTGACCGCCATGAGCTGCTCATTTACGAGGAGGTGGCCCGCATGCCCCCCTTCCGCCGGAAAACCCTGGTGCTGATCGGAGCCCAGGGAGTGGGCCGGCGCAGCCTGAAGAACAAGCTCATCATGTGGGATCCGGATCGATACGGCACCACAGTGCCTT acaCATCCCGGCGGCCCAAGGACTCGGAGCGGGAAGGCCAGGGCTATAGCTTTGTGTCCCGTGGGGAGATGGAGGCTGACATCCGGGCGGGACGCTACCTGGAACATGGCGAATATGAGGGCAACCTGTATGGCACACGCATCGACTCCATCCGGGGTGTGGTCGCCTCTGGCAAGGTGTGCGTGCTGGATGTCAACCCCCAG GCAGTGAAAGTGCTGAGAACAGCTGAGTTTGTCCCTTACGTGGTGTTCATTGAGGCCCCTGACTTTGAGACCCTCCGGGCCATGAACCGGGCTGCCCTGGAGAGTGGGGTGTCCACCAAGCAGCTCACG GAGGCCGACCTGAGGAGGACCGTGGAGGAGAGCAGCCGCATCCAAAGGGGCTACGGGCACTACTTCGACCTCAGCCTGGTCAACACCAACCTGGAGAGGACCTTTCGTGAGCTCCAGGCTGCCATGGAGAAGCTACGGACGGAGCCCCAGTGGGTGCCCGTCAGCTGGGTGTACTGA